ACAATCACATCATGGCAAAGGTAGCCAAAGGCTGTAAATAATTCTTTTTTAGTAGACTGATAGTCCTCATTTTGGCAGTAAGGCTATGATGTCCATTAAGCATTATAAACCATGAATTTCATTTGATGATTAATTGCGTATGATCATCCTCACTGATGATTTATCTTCTAATCGAACCGAAACCTCTCGGAAATTTTCCTGATATAAACCATGCTTCAATTATTTACGGCTACATTGTCTATCAAAACATCTGGAGAGAAGTACGATACTGCAAGAATCTCCAAGAATTATGATACTATGGTAATGAAATATCACACCTCAGAAAGTAATATAACCAGAAATTATAGAGGTAAATGAGTCACTTACCATTTACACGTAAAAAGATAACAGAGTATTCATTAAAAAGGCAACAAAAGTTAAAcatatagaaaataaaattaaaaaaaatacccaACAAACACAAGAAAGCAAGTGACATCCACGGGATCTAACTTGCAAGCTCCAAGGCGCATGTCATCACGTCGCCCATCATAACGCTACCTACTATTACTAATAACACTCATTCTGATCCCGACGAGTACCACTATGTCTTGTAAGTTATCTCTCTCATGAAACATGATATCACGAAGATGGAGAGCAGGTGGAAGGAGCAATTGAGTTAGTCCACGTAGCCCTTCCGCACCCACTTGCTCCCCCAGACTAGCTTGTCGAGGAAGATGAAGCGACGGAGACCATAGCAATGGACGAAGACAAAGAGGCCGGAGGCGAAGGTGAGGGAGAGCTGGATCACCACGTCATAAGTGCGACGAGTGGAGGCATTGGAGGAGACAAAGTATGAGGTAGTAGAGACGAAGACgcctaggaggaggaagagggaccaaGAGACCATTATGTGCCTAGCTTCGGACTGATTAACACACATCCACTTGAGGCAGGACCAAAAGTTCTTGAGCTCATCGTCAACATGAGAAAGGCTACATGTGGATGGCGGCCTGCTAGGTAGCAACGACTCGATGATGCCTCCTCCTGCCATTGATGGACAtctatgcttttttttttatttataatttattatgagtcaacatattACGTAAACAAACTCTAGTGTCTGTTAACTCAAACATGATGTGAGGAgctctattttttttaaaatataaaaattattttatatactaGTAAACCAGGTTTAAGTCGTCCATGACCAAAATTACAAGGGCTAAAATagatcataatcctaaattatatgttattatattaatattttattatgaatcaatatgTTACGTAAACATAATCTAATATCTATTAATTCAAActtgataaaattaattttactatatttttaaaaatataaaaattattttaaacacGAATAAATCATAAAAGATTGAAAGGCTAAAATAAACCTCTAACCTTTTATTGTGCTATAACTTAGTAATTGTAAGCAACTTAGTAATTGTAAGCAACTTAGTTTTGATGATCAGCATCCATAAAGAACTTACTTTTCGGTATAAGTGGGAATGTTGAAAAGATCAATCTGTTTCCCTAGCGAGGAACTGAAAGTGGATTTGTTTTCCGTTTTGTACAGAGGAATCAACAACGGGTTAAGAAAACCAAGAATGAAAAGAAAGCTAAGAAGGCTGAGCTAATAATAGCTAGATCTCAGAAGAGTTCTCAGACGAAAGGCAGCATGGCGAAGGCTCCAAAAGGCCTTTCCGTTTGGTGGCGGTGGTTGGAAGCGATGAATCATAACGTTCTGTTCGTGTATCCGAATCTGCTTCATACCTTTGTGGAGTCTTAACTCTCTAAATTGTGTAACCTTCCCTACTTGTAAACAATTTTCATGATGGTAGCGGCATCTGGGAACTAACTGTTCTTGATGGGAAATTTTGGTAGTCTAATACCAGTTTGCTTTGGTTGCTTTGCTCTCATACTGTTTGTTCCATTTGAGGTTTTTGTACTAGTTATGCTATAACTGGTGCGATTTCATTGTATCCTAAATTTTGGTGCTTTGTGGTTGTGGTTGTTCTGCGTCAATTGAGAATTATTTGGGATATGATTTCATGCTTTTTCATAAGCTAAGGAATAATGATTCACTCTTGAGTATTTCACTTCTAATTGGCTTCAAGAATCTAAACATATATCCTATAGAATGTGTTTATCCTTGGTGATCAAAATGCATGTTCCACTACAAGGTTGATTCGATGCTTTGTAGAGACATGTTGATTGCACAACTAGCCCAAGGGAGTTCTAATTTTCAGTCTCTCTGACTCGATATATCGATGCACCACATATCGGTAAATGCCAGACTTAATTCATCAACAAGGAACAATCACTTCATGGCAAAGGTAGCAAAAGGCTGAAATTAATTTGTTTTTAGTAGACTGATAGTCCTCATTTTGGCAGTTAAGGATATGATGTCCATTAAGCATGATAAACCATGAATTCCATTTGATGATTAACTTCACTGATGATTTATCTTCTAATAGAACAGAAACCTCTCAAGTAATTTTCCTGTTATAAACCATGCTTTGATTAATTACGGCTACATTGTCAATCAAAATATCGGACAAGTACAATACTGCAAGAATCTGCAAGAATTATGATACCATGGTAATGAAATATCACACCTTAGAAAGTAATATAACCAGAAATTATAGAGATAAATGGGTCACTTGGCACTTACACGCAAAAAGATAACAGAGTATTCATTAAAAGGAAAAAAGGTaacaaaatttaaatatatagaaaataaaattcagTCAAGTAAAAACTACCCAACAAACACTAGGAGGCCAAAGAATAGTCAAAAACATAAAAAAGGTAATCCAAtcaaaattaaatgaaaaaaaagctTCCTGTGAATCCCTAAGTcattgaacataccaaaagatgcaTTCAGAGGATGCAGATCCTACCTCACCTTCGATGCCTACCATGGCCGTGCATACAATATGATATCCCATTGCTTCTGATCCTCCCTGCCAACTAACAAATAATTCCATGCCACCATTCAAAGATCAAACACATCTGGGGCTGTCGTAAGAACTGTCACAGAGAAGCCAACGGATCCAAAGTTATACCtcattcatatattaaaaaactgGTGTTGATTCAtcgatatatttttctttgacagATACAAGACATGAATTCTTTCACATGCTCTGCAGCAAGATAACATTCTCTTCTGCCGTCAACCTACATTTACGATAAACCAATTAGGAAACTTCAATCACCAGAGTCATAATTGCAACATCTAATGAAGTTGAACTTTTCTTCTACGTTAATGGATGGCATAGTATAGAATCAAAACATCTCTCCAACACCCTAGTTGGCAAGAGGACTGTAATTCAGGTGAGTATAATGAAGAAGGAACATGCTAAGTTGACGCCCACACTTTGAAATCTTGGCCAGCCCTTGGGGACGTCAGGTCGAAAAAGTCAAAGGTGGATGAAATAGATTTTTTTATAGATGAAATTATACCTTGAGCTTCAAGATTTTCTCATCAGAAATTAGCTCTCTGACTATCTTTCATTCTTGCAAAAGACTTTCACATCCACTTCCTGTAGTTCCCAACATCAACCAATTTTTCATGTGGACATGATATCTTTTCTGCATGTTGGCTTCCTCTGATGAAAACATTGAACATCACTGTCATGAGGAAGCACAGCATCACCACTGGTTCCAACAAGAACAGCTTCCTCTGATGCTCCACTTACATAAACAGAAATTTTAGAAGATCTTGATCATAAGGTTTACTCAAGTCATTATCATTGAGAGAGTTCACTCACGAAGCAGAAAGAATCTACCCTTCTTCAAAGTCAAGAATACCTGAATGATGTTTTGGGACATAACCAATCATTTTTAAGTGCCCAGACATCTCATGCAGAAGTTCATAAATCCTGTTGAAGTAGGGATGTGATCCATCTCTTGATGTAAACTCGTGGACTGCTCCATCCACTTCGATAGAACTGGCACCTGGCACATTCATCACTCCCCTCTCCTTCATCATCTTCCTCAGCTTAGCAACATCATCCCACATCTCATGTGCTGCATAAATATTAGACAAAAGGATATAGTTCCCGCTGTTGTGTGGCTCAATTTCAACAAGATGCCTTAAAGCAAGTTCTCCAAGCTCAGCATCACCATGGCTTCTAGCAGCAGCTAGAAGAGCTCCCCATATTGCTCCATTTGGTTCAAAAGGCATACGTCTAACCAGATCTCTAGCCTCTCTCAAACAACCTGCACGGCCAAGAAGGTCAATCATACAACCGTAGTGTTGAATTCTTGGTTTAATCATGTACTTCGAATACATGCGGTCGAAATACCACCTCCCTAAATCTGTTAGTCCGATATGGCTACAAGCAGATAGGACAGCCAGGAAGGTAACGTCATTTGGCTGAACATGCTCTCTTTCCATCCTATGGAACAGCTCGAGAGCTTCAAAACCAAGCCCATGGGAAGCAAACCCTCCTATCATTGTGGTCCAAGTGACCACACTCCTCTGCTTCATATCCTCAAACACCTCTAAGGCTTTGTGAATGTATCCAGACTTAGCATACATGTCGATCAGTGAATTCATCAAAGGGATGGTTTTGTACAACCCACGCTTGCCTATAAAGCTATGTATCCATTCCCCCAAATCCAGAGCGCCTAAATTGGCACAAGCTGAGAGCACGGCTAACAAGGCCACCTCATCTGGCTCGATACCACCTTCCAGCTGCATCCTCCGAAACACGGTGATCGCCTCATCCGAACGGGTCGCATCAGCAAAGCCGGCTATCATTGTCGTCCACGAGACCACATTTCTCTTAGGCATTTGTTCAAAAATGTCACGTGCGCTATCAACATCCCCGACCTTGACGTAACCCGCCGTCATTGCATTCCACATCACCACGTCTCGAAGCTGAAATCCGTCGAACAGCTTGCGTGCGTCGTTCACTTCGCCACAATTGGAGTACATGACGACAAGAGCGGTCGAGACGTGGATGTCGGCATCAAGTCCGAAACGAGTGATCTGGCCATGGACTTCTCGGCCCAATTCAAGCATTCCCAGATGGGCGACGGCCTTCAGCACGAAGGGGAAGGAGTACGTGTCCGGCCTCAAGCCGGAGCCTTGAATCCTGTTAAAAAGAGACACGGCGTGCTCGGCGGAGTCCGTTTGGCAGAGGCATCGGATCATGGTGTTTAAAAGGTAGACGTCGGGGCGTTCAGCGCGGTCGAAGGCGAGGAGGGCGTGGCCCCGGAAGCCGAGGGAGGAGCAGGCGTGGAGGAACTTGGCGAGGAGAAGGTTGTCGCCGGGGAGGCCTCGGGCGATCATGAAGGCGTGGGTTTGGGCGATGTGGCCGAAGGTGGAGCATCGGCTCAGCAGGGAGAGGAGATGCGGGAGAGGAGCCGAAGCGGGAAGGAGGAGGGATGAGAAGCGACGAAGGGACTCGAGTCGCGCACGCATTTGGGTCGCAGAAAAAGGCTGGGAGAAGATATAAATAGAGATGGATAGACAGCGGGTCATGGTTTATCGGATCCTCCGGTTCAGTGGACCCGATTCGGATCACGGAAGTTGGATTTAATATCCGTTAGCATTATTCCTAAATTTGAGGTAAGCGTGACAGTGGATTAGTCATATGCGAAGTATCAGTCTATCTAATCCACCTAAATATCGTAAGCTAATTTGATGACTCTTGAATTGATCGTCTATCTATCTCTAATTTGATATCCAAGTTATATCAATAAGGATGAAATGGCTGATGTTTCCCTTATTTTTTAAATTGCAACTTACTTAATAGGATTTTTCATCCCTTGTTGGTTAATAAGATTAAACTTATTCATATTTTATATGACATATTTCACAATAGTTGGATATAGACTTATAATTTTGAAGACTTACTATCATGCTTACATCGAGGAAGATTGATCGGTAGAAAGAGGATACGAGTACTTGAGTTCttcttaaaattaaattatttatatgaaaattattttggaaTAGATTACCAACCAACTATATTTTTAATAGAATTTTATACTCTCAATTgaacatttatttttttttgtaaacttttCTTAAACTCTCCTTCGCATATCTTCTTCAAATGCTTCTTTGCTTATAATTATCAACTAGTTAGCACTAGGTGTACTACAATTTTAAACCCTTCTCCTATTAGTTGTATTACTAATAGTTATTCGAAGGACAATATCCTCCCAAGGTAgatgtaaaaaaattaaatagtctAATTggtatttttctaaaatttgtaTGGGTCAATCACAATAATCACATATGTCAGAATTTTCACTTTATGGTGCAAAGTTGCTGCCATGATAAATGATTTTTATCCAATTCTATTAGATACAGATCAAATCTAACATGAGAATATGACTTTTGACACTACTAACTTGTGTTCTTTTGAATATATCCTTAAAATGTGATGGTTCTGTTCACTAGGTTTCTTTGAGTGCAGGGATATGACACATCATCAAAGATACAAATAAACACTCTATAGCTGTTGAAAATATACCTTCCCAAAatagaaacaagaaagaagtagagtGCATTACAATCTCGGAAGCTttgaaaagagagaaagaagatggCTTGAAAGCCTTGTGGATTAAATTTGATGTTTCGGAGGTTCTCAATTGGCAAAATAGAACAAGCGAAGTCCGTTggagtcaatatatatatatatatatatatatatatatatatatatatatatatatctcaagagTTACCTGAGATTCTATTTCTGGCACAACAGCTTAAAGTATCAAAGTTCTCCTTTATCAGTAGAAATGTAACTATTATGACACATGCTCTTGCCAATTTTGCTTAAGCAACTCCCCTCATGTCCGGGGAAGTAATGTTGCTCTCATTTTtcctaataattttatttttttattgcctTCATGACCTTTAATTAAACACAAgattcttaaaaaaaaagaatctacGTAAATTCAATTTGGATATGGATTTAGACAGAAAAATAGATATCAAAGTTCGGATTCAAGAACCGGGAATAGATATTAGTCAGGATTGAGATGATTGGGGTTTCACTGAAATTTGGTAATACCTAATCTGCTGCCATTTCTAAATTCATAAAAGTTAAAGAGGTAGTTTAACCACACAAAAAAAAAGGGCAAAAGCAAAAAAGCCAactgataaaaatatataattttgcttTCCTCTTATATAGAAtgcaacatatacatatattctcTTGTTTAGTGAAAAAACAAATAAGAGAAAGTCAAGCAAGTAGTGAAAATGGGATTGTTTAGTTAAAAACAAAGAAGACAAATTAGCACACAAATGATTTCTAATGGCATACGCGCTTCCGCTTCTTCCATTGTCTGAATAAGCCTCGCGTGCCAAACACTCAAATGAGAGAGGTACTACTTTAATTGGTACACTCAAGAAATAATCCAATTTGTTCCACGAGACAATTTTTCATAAgagtaaaattctcatcagtaCAGAGAACGACTCCTTGGCCTTTGATTACTATATGAAGGAGAGTACACACTACTCCTTTTCTACCAAATCTTGCACCACAAATAGATTGACGGGTGATCCCATAGAAAGATACCTGTTAGTTCCAACCTCTAAGAATCCTAGTGAACCTAAAAAAAATACAGCCCAGAGAAAATTACTCCTTATAGGTTCACTGGCAACATAATGTACACTAGCAAGGATATGACTTTCCCATCAAGAAACTCGACTGGTACCGCCTACAAAATAAGTTACAGTTTGCTGTCAGTTGGTAACACATTAGGAAGCCACACAAATAATCCACTCGCTTGCTGCGAGATTAGTAACGAACTTGATATGATTTATCTACACGAAGACCATCTTCCTGATAGAGCAGATAATTCCAATGTGCATCTTTTCCTTCTGTATTCCAATTATTCTGTCAACCTAAGAAAAGAACATGATAAGCACTCGAGGGCTGCAATGTAGTTGGCACAGCAACACTCAGTATGACTATTTTCTTTTACAAAATTTGACTTGTGAAAACAGGTGCAGTTCGTTCATGCCTTCTTTGGGATCAGCCTGTATTTTCATGAAAACAAAGGATGTGGTTAACAACAATAGATTCATACAGACCAAAATAAACAATTAGTGTGTTAGATTATACAACAGATGAGCAACAATAATGACAATAAATTTTCTTATCCATAAAACAAATATGATAGTATTAATAGAACTTATTATTCTTTGCATATAAATACACAATGAGATGAACCTGAGAGTAGCTAGCTGTCAGTATTCCATTTTACAATGCCT
This genomic stretch from Musa acuminata AAA Group cultivar baxijiao chromosome BXJ3-9, Cavendish_Baxijiao_AAA, whole genome shotgun sequence harbors:
- the LOC135650044 gene encoding pentatricopeptide repeat-containing protein At5g56310-like codes for the protein MRARLESLRRFSSLLLPASAPLPHLLSLLSRCSTFGHIAQTHAFMIARGLPGDNLLLAKFLHACSSLGFRGHALLAFDRAERPDVYLLNTMIRCLCQTDSAEHAVSLFNRIQGSGLRPDTYSFPFVLKAVAHLGMLELGREVHGQITRFGLDADIHVSTALVVMYSNCGEVNDARKLFDGFQLRDVVMWNAMTAGYVKVGDVDSARDIFEQMPKRNVVSWTTMIAGFADATRSDEAITVFRRMQLEGGIEPDEVALLAVLSACANLGALDLGEWIHSFIGKRGLYKTIPLMNSLIDMYAKSGYIHKALEVFEDMKQRSVVTWTTMIGGFASHGLGFEALELFHRMEREHVQPNDVTFLAVLSACSHIGLTDLGRWYFDRMYSKYMIKPRIQHYGCMIDLLGRAGCLREARDLVRRMPFEPNGAIWGALLAAARSHGDAELGELALRHLVEIEPHNSGNYILLSNIYAAHEMWDDVAKLRKMMKERGVMNVPGASSIEVDGAVHEFTSRDGSHPYFNRIYELLHEMSGHLKMIGYVPKHHSGILDFEEG